AGATCGATGTTGTTGTACCCGACCGCATGATTGGCAATCACTTGTAAGTGCGGGGCCGCACGCAAAAGAGTCTCGTCAATCTGCTCGGTCAGCGTGGTGATGATCGCCTGCGCGTTCCGGAGGCCTTGGACCAGAGTTTCCCGAGAAGGCGGATAAATATCCGGTTCGATAGTGAGGCGAAAACGTTCTCGAATCGCAGCCATGACCGGCGCGACGAGGAGTCTGGAAACGTACAGGGTTGGCTTGGTCATGGAGCGAATCTTAACGGATCGAAGGAGGCGGGACAATCGGGTTGTGGGTCCCTGCCTGGGGCTATTGCTAGACCGCATCGCGTCGAGTCCCGCTGATCAGAATAGAGGAATCGGATGCCTTGACTTGATTCCGTTCGCTCTGTTAAGGTTACCGCTTCTAAGTCGTTGAAAGCACGCGGACTTCTTTCCATGGTTCGGTCACCACGAGGGACACAATGAAAGAGTGGTTGTTGCAGGAATTTCGATGGGACAGGAGCTCCTCCGTTCGGCGCAACCTTATGGTCGAAGGCAGCGCCGGTGAATGGGGCGCGGGTGAAGCCACCGAACAAGAAGACCTGCCTCCCGCGCCCACCGGCCTCACGGCCAAGCCCGGTAATGGACGGGTCACGCTCACATGGGAGCCGGTTCCGGAAGCCATGTATTACAACGTGTACTTCCTCACCTCCAAGGGCGTCCAGATCAAGTTCTCAGAATTGACCAGGCCGATTGCCAGCGCGGCCGACTTCAATCCGGTCATCGGGGTGACCAAGGAAAAGGGCAACCTCATTGAAGGCCCCTCCTCTCCCTATGTCCACGACGACCTGGCCAACGGCACTTGCTACCATTATGTCGTGACGGTCGTGACGCCGAAGGGCGAAAGCCCGGAATCTGCCGAAGCCATGGCGATCCCGGCTCCCTATTTGTTGGCGATGAAGATCGGGCAGGAGGGAATGGACGACGGGGAGTTCAGTTCCCCGACCGGCCTCGCGCTGGACAAGGACGGAAACATCTACGTGGCCGACACGGATAACCACTCCGTCCAGAAATTCGACAAGGACGGGAAGTTCCTGGCGCGGTGGGGCGGGGAAGCCAGCAACGAAGAAGGGCTGTTCTATTACCCGCGCGGCCTGGCTGCAGGACAGGAAGGCGACATCTACATTGCCGATAGCGGGAACAATCGGGTCCAGAAGTTCGACGCTGAAGGCAATGTCATGCAAGCCTGGGGCAAGTTCGGCTTTGCCTGGCGCGGCGCGGGAATGGGCAAGTTTGATGTGCCCTGGGGGGTGGCGACTGACAAGGAAGGCAACCTCTATGTCTCCGATACGAGCAACGCCCGCATTCAAAAATTCCAGCCGGACGGCACCCCGCTCCTGAAATGGGGGCGCGACGGGAGCTTCGACGGAGCCTTCTTTTTCCCGCGCGGCATGGCGGTGGATTTCGTCGGCAACATCTTTATTGCGGACGAGGGCAATAACCGCATTCAGAAGTTCGACGCCCGGGGCAGCTTCCTGGCCAAGTGGGGGAAGGATGGCGCGGGGCCCGGGCAGTTCAAGGCGCCCTGGGGCGTGGCCTGTGATGCGCTGGGCAATGTCTATGTCGCGGACCAGGGCAATCACCGCATCCAGAAATTCGACGGCAACGGCACGTTTATTTGCGCCTGGGGCAATCGGGGTATCACCGAGGGCCAATTGAACTTCCCATCCGGTATTGCGGTGGACAAAGCGGGGAACGTCTACGTTGTTGACAGCGGCAACAACCGGGTCCTGAAGTATGTCCCGACCGAGGAGGAAATCAACCGGACTCAGCAGGCCACCCAGCCGAAGGAGGCCACCGAGCAGCCTGTGCCGCGGAGCGTGGTCGTCAAGCCGGGCGACACGGAAGTGGTCGTGAGCTGGCTCGAGATGCCCGGCGCCCAGTCCTACAATCTCTACTTCCACACCGCGCCGGGCGTGACGAAGCAAACCGGCACGCGGGTGGAGGGGGTGACGAGCCCCTATACCCACAGCGGCCTGACCAACGACATGCCCTACTACTTTGCGCTGGCGGCGGTCTACGGGGATGGGCAGGAAAGCGCCCTCTCGGAGGAGATTACGGCCATTCCGGTGCTCATCGACATGACCGCGCCGCAGAACCCCAACGTGGTGATCAACCATGGGGCGTTCATGACCAGTTCGCCGGACGTGGTGCTGACCGTTTCGGCTATCGACGTGGACACAGGGGTGGCCGCCTACTACGTGTCGGAAAGTCCTATGGCGCCGACCGCTTCCATGCCCGGCTGGGTGGAGGTCGCCCAGGCCCATAAGTTCGGCGCCACGATCCCCTTCACTCTGTCGACGGGGGATGGGAACAAGACGCTCTACGTCTGGTTCAAGGATGCGGGTAACAACGTCTCGGTCCCGGCGAGTTCCTCTATCCTGGTCAACACGTCCGGCTACCTCTGCGTGTCCAACTGGGGGAGGCCCGGTCGCGGCGCCTCGCTGTTGCACGGCGGGGAATTCAGCGCCCCGATCTACGGACTGGCGATCGACCAGCAGGGCTCGCTGTTCGTCGTGGATAACGGCAACAACCGGGTGCAGAAATTCGACAACAACGGGAATTTCATCATCCTCTGGGGCAACTTCGGCTCTTCCAGCGGCGCCTTCCACAACCCGACGGGCATTGCCACCGATGCCAAGGGGGATGTGTGGGTGGTGGATACGAACAACCACCGTGTGCAGAAGTTCGACGGGAAGTTGGGCGGCTATCTGATGAAGTTCGGGTCGCGCGGGAACGGGGAAGGGCAGTTCAGCTCGCCCTGGGGGATCGCCGTGGATCGCGTCCGCGGATACATCTACGTCGTCGACAGCGCCAACTTCCGGGTGCAGAAGTTCGATATGAGCGGCGAATTCATCATGTCCTGGGGCAGTTTCGGTACCAACGACGGGCAGTTTTATTTTGCCCGCGGCGTGGCCGTGGACCAATCCGACGGGTCCGTGTACGTGGTGGACATGGGCAACCATCGGATCCAAAAATTCGACACGAGCACCAACGTGCTGCCGCAATTGATCGCCAAATGGGGCGGCGGGCTTGGCCCTGGCCATGCCAGCAGCCCGCAGGCGCAGGAAGCGGGGCAACTCCGGTCGCCCTGGGGCATTGCGGTGGACGGCAACGGAGACGTGTACATCAGCGATACCGGAAATCAGCGCGTGCAGAAGTTCGACCGCGAAGGGAATTTTATCACCCAGTGGGGCGGCTTCGGAAACGCCAACGGGCAATTCAACTTCCCCTATGGGATCGCGGTGGATGCCAAGGGCAGCGTGTTCGTGGTGGACAGCGGGAACACCCGCGTGCAGCAGTTCATGCCCGCGGACGAGGGCGGCGAACGCTTGCAGGAAGAAGCCGAGGCGGCGGCGGAAATCACCGACAATGCCGCTCCGACGCAGAATCGGTAACCATGGCGCCGGGCGCAGCGGCCCGCGGTGCGCCTGAGGGCGAAGGCCGTCGGCGCGTTTCTTGAATCTTCGGGGGAGGCTGTGATAGATTCCGCCAACTTCACGTCGGGACCCATACCACAGGCAAGCCTCGCGTCCGCACGAGCAATTTATGTTGGATAAAGACGTCCGCATCGGCTTGACCTACGACGATGTCGTGCTGGTTCCCGGTAAGTCGGAAGTACTTCCCACCGAGGTGAACACCCAGACGCGCGTCTCCCGCCGCATCACGATCAACATTCCCATCGTCAGCGCCGCCATGGACACGGTGACCGAAGCGCGGCTGGCCATTGCGTTGGCCCAGGAAGGCGGCATCGGCGTTCTTCACCGCGTTCTCCCGCCGGCCGATCAGGCGGCCGAAGTGGACAAGGTCAAGAAGTCCGAAAGCGGGATGATCATCGACCCGATCACGATCGCGCCGGACCAGACCATCCGCGACGCGCATCAGATCATGGCGAAGTACCGGATCTCCGGCATTCCGGTGACCAAGCAGGGCAAGCTGGTCGGCATTCTGACGAACCGGGACTTGCGGTTCGAGAGCCGGATGGATCTGAAGGTGTCGCAGGTGATGACGAAGGACAAGCTGGTCACGGCTCCCGAGGGGACCAGCTTGGAGAAGGCGCGGGAAATTCTTCACGAATACCGGATCGAGAAGCTCCCCGTGGTCAACAAGCGCGGCGAGCTCAAGGGCCTGATCACGATCAAGGACATCGAAAAGCGCATCAAGTATCCCCATGCCTGCAAGGACGAGCACGGACGGCTGCGGGTGGCGGCGGCCGTCGGCGTCGGGGCCGATGCGGAACAGCGCGTGCCGGTTTTGATCAAGGCCGGGGTGGACATGGTGGTCGTGGATACGGCCCATGGCCATGCGCAGAGCGTATTGGACACGGTCAAAGCCGTGAAGCGCAAGTATCCCTCGTTGGAGGTGGCGGCGGGCAACATCGCGACGGCGGCGGCAGCCAAGGACCTGGTGAAAGCCGGGGCCGATGCGGTCAAGGTCGGAGTCGGGCCCGGGTCCATCTGCACGACCCGGATGGTGTCCGGCGCCGGGATGCCCCAACTCACGGCGGTGGCGGATTGCGTGGCGGCGTTGGCCGGGACGGGCGTGCCGGTGATCGCCGACGGCGGCATCAAGTACTCGGGCGATATCACCAAAGCGCTGGCCGCCGGGGCTTCGGCGGTCATGATCGGCGGCATCCTGGCCGGCACCGAAGAGTCCCCGGGCGAAACCGTCCTGTTCCAGGGGCGGACGTACAAGGTCTACCGCGGCATGGGGTCGCTCGGCGCCATGGAGAAGGGTGGGCGAGACCGCTATTTCCAGGGCGATCGTCCGGCTTCCAAGCTGGTGCCGGAGGGGATCGAAGGCCGAGTTCCGTACAAAGGCACTCTGTCGGGCGTCGTCTATCAGCTGGTCGGCGGAGTCAAGTCCGGCATGGGCTATTGCGGCTGCCGGACCATCCCGGACCTGCAGCGGAACGCCACCTTTATCCGGCAAACCCTGGCCGGCCTCCGGGAGGGTCACGTCCACGACGTGATCATCACCAAGGAAGCACCCAACTACCGGACCGATTGGAGTGAGTCTTAAACGTCGAGAGTCCGAAAGTCCTCCGGTCGGGACCGCCACCGACGTGCAGACTTGACGACTTTCAGACTTTCGGACGTTGAAGATGGAACTGTGGCACGACAGAATCCTGATCCTTGATTTCGGCTCTCAGTACACCCAGCTGATCGCCCGCCGTATCCGCGAAGCCCAGGTCTACTCCCAGATCCTGCCCTGCACGACCTCGCTGACCACGATCCTGGCCCATCGTCCCAAGGGGCTGGTGTTGTCCGGAGGGCCGGCCAGCGTCTACGATAAAAAAGCGCCAAAAATCCAGGCGCAATTGCTGGATGAGGGCATTCCGGTCCTGGGCATCTGCTACGGGATGCAGTTGGTGACGGACCTGCTTGGCGGCGAGGTCGCCAAGGCTTCCCAGCGGGAGTATGGCCGGGCCGACCTGATCCTGGACGACGCCTCGGACCTCTTCAAGGGGGTGACGAAGGGGTCCTCCTGTCCGGTCTGGATGTCCCACGGCGACCGGATCGAGCGGATGCCGAAAGGGTTCCGGGCCATCGCCCACACGGGCAATTCTCCGGTGGCCGCCATGAAATCCGTGGGCGGATCACGGCGCATCTACTGTCTTCAGTTTCATCCGGAAGTCGCGCATACGCCGAACGGCACCCAGATTCTGCGGAATTTCGTCTACGACATCTGCGGCTGCCGGCCCACCTGGACCATGAGTTCCTATGTGGAGACCGCGGTCGGACAGATCCGCGAGCAGGTCGGCAAGAACCACGTGATCTGCGCCCTGAGCGGCGGGGTGGACTCGTCGGTGGCGGCCGCCTTGACGCATCGGGCGATCGGCGATCAACTCACCTGTATCTTCGTCGACAATGGGCTGCTTCGGAGCGGAGAGAAAGAACAAGTCAGACAGACGTTCGGCCGACAGCTCCATTTGAACTTGCGTCTGCTTGACGCGTCGCAGTCGTTTCTCGCTGCGCTCAAGGGCGTGATCGATCCTGAGCGGAAGCGGAAGATCATCGGGAAGCTGTTCATCAAGCAATTCGAGGCCGAAGCCAAGATGAAGTTGGGCGACGCCAAGTTCCTGGTGC
This Nitrospirota bacterium DNA region includes the following protein-coding sequences:
- the guaB gene encoding IMP dehydrogenase gives rise to the protein MLDKDVRIGLTYDDVVLVPGKSEVLPTEVNTQTRVSRRITINIPIVSAAMDTVTEARLAIALAQEGGIGVLHRVLPPADQAAEVDKVKKSESGMIIDPITIAPDQTIRDAHQIMAKYRISGIPVTKQGKLVGILTNRDLRFESRMDLKVSQVMTKDKLVTAPEGTSLEKAREILHEYRIEKLPVVNKRGELKGLITIKDIEKRIKYPHACKDEHGRLRVAAAVGVGADAEQRVPVLIKAGVDMVVVDTAHGHAQSVLDTVKAVKRKYPSLEVAAGNIATAAAAKDLVKAGADAVKVGVGPGSICTTRMVSGAGMPQLTAVADCVAALAGTGVPVIADGGIKYSGDITKALAAGASAVMIGGILAGTEESPGETVLFQGRTYKVYRGMGSLGAMEKGGRDRYFQGDRPASKLVPEGIEGRVPYKGTLSGVVYQLVGGVKSGMGYCGCRTIPDLQRNATFIRQTLAGLREGHVHDVIITKEAPNYRTDWSES
- a CDS encoding glutamine-hydrolyzing GMP synthase, which produces MELWHDRILILDFGSQYTQLIARRIREAQVYSQILPCTTSLTTILAHRPKGLVLSGGPASVYDKKAPKIQAQLLDEGIPVLGICYGMQLVTDLLGGEVAKASQREYGRADLILDDASDLFKGVTKGSSCPVWMSHGDRIERMPKGFRAIAHTGNSPVAAMKSVGGSRRIYCLQFHPEVAHTPNGTQILRNFVYDICGCRPTWTMSSYVETAVGQIREQVGKNHVICALSGGVDSSVAAALTHRAIGDQLTCIFVDNGLLRSGEKEQVRQTFGRQLHLNLRLLDASQSFLAALKGVIDPERKRKIIGKLFIKQFEAEAKMKLGDAKFLVQGTLYPDVIESVSFKGPSATIKTHHNVGGLPTRMKLRLIEPLRELFKDEVRVLGKELGLPDEIIWRQPFPGPGLAIRVLGAVTQERLTILRAAEAIVDQEIRAAGLYQDIWQAFAVLLPIRTVGVMGDQRTYEHVIAIRAVTSLDGMTADWARIPPELLGKMSSRIINEVKGVNRVVYDISSKPPSTIEWE